The Fibrobacter sp. UWB5 genomic sequence CATGCTCCGCTGCATCGGTTTCGAAACGACTCAGGAAATCTTGAAGCTGTTCTACAAGAAGAGCGAAGAAGTTTCTGTTAGCGACCTCTCCAAGGAATTTGACGAAAATGGCGTTTGCGTTCTTATCGACCGCATCATTTTCGAAGACGTGATTGACAAGGATTCCGGCGAAGTCATCGTTCACGCCAACGACGTGATTGACGAAAAGAAGCTCGAATGCCTCATCGAAAACAAGGTGGAAACGGTTGTGCTCCTCTCCAAGGACGAAGACAACCTCCTCATCCACTACACCCTCGCTGCCGACAAGTCCAAGTCCCGCGAAGACGCCCTCAAGGCTATCTACTCCGTGACCCACCAGCAGCAGGACGAAGCTCCGGACATGCGCACTGCCGAACTCTATTTCGACAGCCAGTTCATTTCCGACCCGCACAAGTACGATCTCGGCGAAGTTGGCCGTTATCGCTTGAACGCTAAGATTTACAGCAAGCCCGAAATCTTGAAGGTCCTCGAAGAACAGGGCGACGAATTCAAGATTCCGTCCCTCACCACGATGACCATGAGCAAGGCAGACTTCCTTGCCATCATCGAATACATGGTTGGCCTCTACAGCGATACCGAAGGTTACACCCTCGACGATATCGACCACTTGGGCAACCGTCGTACTCGTTCCGTGGGCGAACTCCTTGCTAACCAGATTTCCGTGGGTCTCTCCCGTATGTCTCGCGTCATCCGCGAGAACCTGAACCTCCACGGCGAAGACGAACAGACCACTCCGCGCGACCTCGTGAATACCCGTATGGTCAGCTCCACGGTGCAGTCCTTCTTCGGTTCTTCTCAGCTTTCCCAGTTCATGGACCAGATGAACCCGCTTTCTGAATTGACTCACAAGCGTCGTCTCTCCGCTCTCGGTCCTGGTGGTCTTTCCCGCGAACGCGCAGGCTTCGAAGTCCGTGACGTGCACTACACGCACTACGGCCGTCTCTGCCCGATCGAAACTCCGGAAGGCCCTAACATCGGTCTTATCAACTCCCTCGCATCTTTCGCCGTGGTGAACCACTTCGGCTTCATCGAAACCCCGTACCGTATTGTGGGTCTCATCGACTTCAAGGATGCCAAGGGCAACATCGTAAAGATTCCGGAAGCCAAGTGGCACTTCGGTATCTTCAAGGCTTTCGTGCATGACCCGCACCTCTTCCTGGAACTCGAACTTTCCAAGAAGCAGATCGATTCCGTGCGCATGAACCTCGACATCAAGCAGCGCGACCTCTTCGAAGGTTTCGTGAACAAGGTGTTTGCGTTCAAGGATGCCGAAGGCAACGTGACTTACTACCGTAACGGTTTCACCGTTGATGACTTCAACGGCAAGGCCGACTACGAACAGGTGGGCACTGTGGTCGAACAGATCGTTTCCGACTACATCACCTTCCTCACCGCTGACGAAGAAGACGCTTTCAAGGTGGCTCCGGCTTCTACCGAACTCACCGAAGACAACCGCTTCAAGGGCGACATGGACGGCTACGTGATCGTTCGCGACAAGAGCGAATACCCGCACCTCATGCGCCAGGACAGCTTCGCTCTCGACGATACCGAAACCGAACGCATCGACCTCATGGACGTGGCCCCGATGCAGATCGTGTCTGTGGCTGCCGGTCTTATTCCGTTCCTCGAACACGATGACGCTAACCGTGCATTGATGGGTTCTAACATGCAGCGCCAGGCGGTACCTCTGCTCCGCGCCGAAGCTCCGGTCGTGGGTACGGGTCTCGAACGCCGCGCAGCTCTCGACTCGGGTACGGTCGTTCGCGCCAAGCACGACGGTAAGGTGACCTTCGTTGACGCTCGCAACATCACCGTGCAGCGTGGCAACATGGTCGACGGCAACTTCGTGCCGCTCACCGGTCTCGGCGAAGACTACGAATTCCTCGGCAAGGATCCGATTGACAACTACGTTCTGCGCAAGTTCGAACGTTCCAACCAGGATTCCTGCATCAACCAGAAGCCTATCGTGGATGTGGGCGACTTCGTCAAGGCTGGCGATGTGCTCGCTGACGGTGTGTCTACCGACCACGGCGAACTGGCTCTCGGTAAGAACATCTTGATCGGCTTCCTCCCCTGGAACGGTTACAACTACGAAGACGCCGTTATCATTTCGGAAGAACTCGCCATCAAGGATACCTTTACTTCTATCCATATCGAAGAATACGAATTGGAAGTCCGCGACACCAAGCGCGGTCCGGAAGAACTCACTCGCGAAATCCCGAACGTCGGCGAAGACGCCCTGCGTAACCTCGACGAAAACGGCGTGATCCGCGTGGGTGCCGAAGTTTCCGCTGACGATATCCTCGTCGGTAAGGTGACTCCGAAGGGCGAAACCGAACTCTCTCCGGAAGAACGTTTGCTCCGCGCTATCTTCGGCGAAAAGGCCGGCGACGTGCGCGATTCTTCTCTGAAGGCTCCTCCGGGAATGAAGGGTGTCGTGCTCGAAACCCGTATCTTCAGCAAGAAGGACAAGGCCGACAAGAACAGCAAGGAAAAGGATCAGGAAACGATCAACGAAATCCGTTCCAACTTCCAGGCTCAGATTGACAAGATCAAGGCTTCTTGCTCCGAACACTTGTTCGAACTCTTGGGCGGCAAGGCTGCCGGTAAGGTCATGGACAACGAAACCCATGAACTCCTGATCCGCGAAGGCCAGACTTATACTGAACAGAACCTCTCCGTCATCGACGTGACGAAGGTTTCTCCGGCTTCCACTTTCGTGGTGGGCGACGACGAACTCCAGGAAAAGGTTCTTTCGCTCGTGCTCGTTGCACGCGACAACCTGGATACGCTTACCCGTACCATGGAAAAGGAAATCGACAAGGTCACTAAGGGTGACGAACTCAAGCCGGGTGTCCTCAAGAGCGTGAAGGTCTACATCGCCAAGAAGCGTTGCCTCTCTATCGGTGACAAGATGGCAGGTCGTCACGGTAACAAGGGTGTGGTCTCCAAGATCGTGCCTGTTGAAGACATGCCGTTCACCGAAGACGGTCGTCCGCTCCAGATTCTTCTGAACCCGCTGGGCGTGCCTTCTCGTATGAACATCGGTCAGGTGCTCGAAGTCCACTTGGGCTGGGCTGCCAAGACCCTCGGTTTCAAGGTTTCCACTCCGGTGTTCGACGGTGCCAAGTTCGAAGACATCTGCAAGGAACTCGAAAAGGCTTACCAGAAGAACCCGATCGTGAACTACGAAATGGATCCGGACAACAACAAGATTATCGGTAAGGCCAAGCTCTATGACGGCCGCACCGGTGAAGCATTCTTGAACCCGGTTACTATCGGTTACATGTACTACCTGAAGCTCGGTCACTTGGTGGACGACAAGATCCACGCCCGTTCTATCGGTAGCTACGCGCTCGTGACGCAGCAGCCTCTTGGCGGTAAGAGCCAGTTCGGTGGCCAGCGCTTCGGTGAAATGGAAGTGTGGGCTATGGAAGCTTACGGTGCCGCTTACACGCTGCAGGAACTCCTCACAGTCAAGTCTGACGACGTGCAGGGCCGTTCCAAGGTGTACGACGCTATCGTGCATGGTCAGAACACTCCGAAGCCGGGTGTTCCTGAATCCTTCAACGTTATGATCCGCGAAGTTCGTTCTTTGGGTCTCAATATTCAGACCAATGGAGATAAGTAATATGGTCGAAGAAATTGAACGCGACAATTCTGGCGATATTTCGATTCACCTCGCCGCTCCGGAAATGATCCGTAGCTGGTCCCATGGTGAAGTGACCAAGCCCGAAACCATCAACTACCGTTCCTTCAAGCCTGAAAAGGATGGTCTTTTCTGCGAAAAGATCTTTGGACCGGTGAAGAACTGGGAATGTAACTGCGGTAAGTTCAAGCGTATCCGTTACAAGGGTGTCGTTTGCGACCGTTGCGGCGTGGAAGTGACTCACTCCAACGTGCGCCGTAAGTACATGGGCCACATTGAACTTGCTATTCCTCTGACTCACACTTGGTTCGTTCGTAACCAGCCGTGCGTCATTGGCGCTCTGTTGAACCTTTCCACCAAGGATCTCGACAACATCATCTACTACGAAAAGTATGTTGTGATCGATCCGGGTGACGCTGACCTCGAACCGAATGCCTTGATCGATGAAGCCCAGTACCAGGACCTCACCAACGAAGGCCGTACGTTCGACGCCAAGATGGGTGCCTCCGCTATCAAGCAGCTGCTTGACCGCGTTGACCTCACCGCCCTTTCTGCAGAACTTCGCACTCAGGCTATGTCCAAGTCCAAGACCAAGCAGGAAGACGCTCTCAAGCGCCTCAAGGTCGTGGATTCCTTCCTCAAGTCTCAGCGCGAAAGCTTCCGCGGCTACTACGAAGATCCGGTCAAGGCCATGAAGGCCGACAGCCAGCAGCCCTGGCTCCGTGGTCTCGCCGAAGCCGTTGCCGAATTCAAGGCTAACTACGAAACCAAGCACGACAACTTTGTGGTTGCCGACGCTTACGAAGAATTCCGCAAGATGTACCCGAGCGAAGCTCGCCTTCTTGCAAACCAGCCGTCTTGGATGATCCTCGACGTGCTTCCGGTGATTCCGCCTGATCTTCGTCCGCTCGTTCCGCTCGAAGGCGGCCGTTTCGCAACGTCTGACTTGAACGAACTTTATCGCCGTGTCATCAACCGTAACAACCGTTTGAAGAAGTTGATCGACCTCCGTGCACCGAACGTGATTCTCTGCAACGAAAAGCGTATGTTGCAGGAAGCCGTTGACCAGCTGTTCGATAGCGGCCGTCGCACTGCCCGTACGGGTTCTGCACGTCCGATGAAGAGCCTCGCCGAACTCTTGAAGGGTAAGCAGGGCCGCTTCCGTATGAACTTGCTCGGTAAGCGCGTGGACTACTCCGGTCGTTCCGTGATCGTGGTGGGCCCGGAACTCCGCATGCATCAGTGCGGTCTCCCGAAGCGCATGGCTCTCGAACTTTACAAGCCGTTCATCATCCACCGTTTGGAAGAAGAGGGTATCGTTTATACCCTTAAGTCCGCTAAGAAGTACGTGGACGCCGAACGTCCGGAAGTGTGGGATATCCTCGAAGAAATTATCGAAGACCACCCGGTGATGTTGAACCGCGCCCCGACGCTTCACCGTCTGGGTATCCAGGCGTTCTACCCGCGCCTGATCGAAGGTAACGCAATCCGCCTCCACCCGCTCGTCTGTACTGCATTCAACGCAGACTTCGACGGTGACCAGATGGCTTGCCACCTTCCGCTGTCTTTCGAAACGCAGCTCGAATGCCGCGTTCTCATGCTCTCTTCGAACAACATTCTTCACCCGGCTTCCGGTCAGCCGATCGCTGTGCCGGGCCAGGATATCGTGCTCGGTCTGTACTACCTGACCAAGCCGCGTCCGGCTCGTAAGGGTGAAGGCATGCACTTCTTCGACTCTGCCGAAGCCGTGCGCGCTTATGAAAACGGTGTTGTCGATCTGAACGCTATCGTTTACCTGAAGCTTAAGGCCGGCAAGAAGATCTACATGGGCGCCCTCGAAAAGGATGCCGTCTGCTTGCGCGAATCTGCCGACGACAACGGCAACATCGAAGTTGCCGTGAAGGCCGGTGAAAAGATCAAGTTCCTTACTCTTAAGGAAGACAATGTTATCAAGACGACCGTCGGTCGTATCATCTTCAACGAATTCGTTCCGAAGGAACTTGGCTACGCCAACGAAACCTTCGGCAAGAAGGTGATCGCCAAGTCCATTGACGACCTGTACCGCCGCACCGGTAACCGCGTGACCGTGGATTACCTGGATGACTTGAAGGCCAACGGTTACAAGTGGGCAACTCGCGCCGGTTCTTCTGTGGCTATCGCCGAAATGGTGATCCCGAAGGAAAAGCAGGAAATGCTCGACAAGGCTGCCGAACAGGTTTCCCGCATCCGCGGCCTTTACGAAGACGGTGTGATTACCGACGGTGAACGTTATAACCAGACCATTGACGTGTGGTCCAAGACCACGTCCGAAGTTGCTGCCAAGCAGTGGGATTTGCTCTCCAGCGACCGTGACGGCTTCAACCCGGTTTACATGATGGCCGACTCCGGCGCTCGTGGTAGCCGTGAACAGATTAAGCAGCTGTCCGGTATGCGTGGTTTGATGCAGAAGCCGATCAAGCAGCTCGGTGGTCAGGAAGTTATTGAAAACCCGATTAAGTCTTGCTTCCGTGAAGGCTTGAACGTGATGGAATACTTCATCTCGTCTCACGGTGCTCGTAAGGGTTTGGCAGATACCGCTCTTAAGACGGCTGACGCTGGTTACCTTACCCGTCGTCTCGTCGACGTGGGCCAGGACCTCGTGATTACCGAAGAAGACTGCGGTACCACGAACGGCATTGAAGTGTCCGCTTTCAAGGACGGCGACGATACCGTGATCGCTCTTGAAGAACGTCTCCTCGGTCGCGCACCGGTGGACGACATCAAGCACCCGGTGACTGGCGAAGTGATCGTCAAGGCCGGCGAACTCGTGACCGAACGCGATCTTCCGAAGATCTCCGCTACCGGTCTCGAACACATCAAGATGCGTTCCGTGCTCACCTGCGATTCCCGCAATGGTGTCTGCTCCAAGTGCTATGGCCGTATGCTTGCTTCCGGTCGTCCGGTTGACCTGGGCGAAGCCGTGGGTGTGCTCGCTGCACAGTCCATCGGTGAACCGGGTACGCAGCTTACCCTCCGTACCTTCCACATCGGTGGTGCTTCTTCCCGTCTGACTGTCGAAAGCGACAAGAAGGCAACCGTCGATGGCCGCGTTGAACTCGAACAGGTCGAAACTGTCGAACACGAAGGCCAGAAGGTCGTTACCAGCCGCATGGCTGAACTCGTTATCTTTGACAAGACCGGCATCAACAAGGGTCGTTACCAGATTCCGTACGGCTCTATCCTCCATGTCGAAAACGGCGCCGCAGTTACTGCTGGCCAGGTAATGTTCGAATGGGATCCGTATAACAGCCCGATTATCAGTAACGTTTCTGGTAAGGTTGTTCTTACGGACATGGTTGAAAACCGCACCTACCGTTCCGAAACTGACGAAGTGACGGGCGTGGAAACCTGGACCGTGATTAGCGACAAGCAGCACGGCAAGAAGGACCTCCACCCGGCAGTTACCATTGTTGATTCTTCTAACACGAAGATTGGTAACTACATGCTTCCGGACGGCGCTATCCTTACCGTTAAGGCTGGCGACATGGTGACCGTCGGTCAGACTGTTGCAAAACTTCCGCGCGCTGCCGGTAAGACCCGCGATATTACGGGTGGTCTTCCGCGCGTGGCCGAACTCTTCGAAGCTCGCGTTCCGAAGAACAAGGCATTCATCGCTCCGATCGACGGTCTCGTCGAAAAGATTGAAGAAGTCCGCAACAACCAGGTAGTTTATATTAAGATGGATGACCAGGAAGAGAAAGTGCTGGTTCCCCGCGGCGTCCATCTGGCGGTCAACGAAGGTGACCGTGTCCACATTGGTCAGAAGATCAGTGAAGGCAGCGTGGATCCCCACGATATCCTCGACGTCCTTGGTCCTGAAGAGGTCCAGCGTCACTTGGTGAACGAAATCCAGGCGGTGTACCGCCTGCAGGGTGTGGCTATCGCAGATAAGCACATCGAATGTATCGTCCGCCAGATGATGCGTAAGGTGAAGGTCAAGGATTCCGGAGACTCCGAACTGCTTCCGGGCGAAGAAATTTCCAAGGCCCGTCTCCGCGCAGAGAACGACCGCTTGGTCGCACTCGGCAAGACTCCGGCGACCTTCACGCCGATGCTCCTTGGTATCACGAAGGCATCCTTGGCGACAGACAGCTTCATTTCTGCCTGCTCGTTCCAGGAGACCACCAAGATCCTTACCCGCGCTTCCATCGAAGGTAGCGTTGACCCGCTCCTGGGTCTTAAGGAAAACGTGATTATGGGTCGTCTTATTCCGTGCGGTACTGGCGCACGCCACCTGAGGAACGTCCAGGTGGTGGATGCCGATGCCGAACTGGATGCCGCGGCTCGGCCTATGGGTATCCAGGGCGATTACACCGAATCCGACGATAGCGCCATCCAGATGCTGGATAACGAAATCGGTATCAATGACGAGGAAGATTCGGATAATTAACCCGAGATACTTGAAAAAAATTGGAAAAGAAACTATATTTGCACTCCAAAATCTAGGAGATTAACAGTGCCAACTATTCAACAGCTCGTCCGTAACGGACGTGAACAGATCAGCAACAAGACCGCTTCCGTGGCCTTGAAGTCCTGCCCCCAGAAGCGCGGCGTTTGCACCCGCGTGTACACCAGCACCCCGAAGAAGCCGAACTCTGCTCTTCGTAAGATCGCCCGTGTGCGTCTTTCCAACAAGATGGAAGTGACCGCATACATTCCTGGTGAAGGCCACAACCTCCAGGAACACTCCATCGTGCTCATCCGCGGTGGTCGTGTGAAGGACGTCCCCGGTGTTCGTTACCACATCATCCGTGGTACTTTGGATACCCAGGCTGTGAACGGTCGTCAGAACGGCCGCTCCAAGTACGGTGTTAAGAAGAAAGGTGCCGCTCCGGCCAAGAAGTAAGGAAGGTAGAATATGTCTAGAAGAAGAAAGGCTCTCCATCGCTCCATCCTCCCGGATCCGCGTTACAAGTCCACGCTCGTTACCGAACTCGTCGGTGTCGTGCTGAAGCAGGGCAAGAAGACCATCGCTGAACAGATCGTCTATACCGCTCTCGAAACCCTCGGCCAGAAGCTCGAAGGCCCGGAATCCCCGCTTGAAAAGTTCGAAATCTGCCTCGAAAACATCAAGCCGCGTCTCGAAGTGAAGTCCCGCCGTATCGGTGGTGCCAACTACCAGGTTCCGATGGAAGTTGCTCCGGACCGCGCCAAGGCTCTCGCTCTCCGTTGGTTGCTCGACGCTGCCCGTAACCGCAACGAAGCCAACATGGCTGACCGCCTTGCTGCAGAACTCGTTGCCGCCAAGAACGGTGAAGGCAACGCTGTCCGCAAGAAGAACGACACGCACAAGATGGCCGAAGCCAACAAGGCTTTCGCCCACTTCCGTTTCTAATTCTTGCATTAGCACGGAATTATCCTAGAGGATTAGCACGTAAGGCGAATGTCGCAAAATCAAGCTAGCTTGATTTTATGACTGAGCCTAAGTGCAGATGTTTTTAAACATCAACGGCTCGCTGTAAACAGCGAGCCTTTTCTTTTTTGTGCCGTTTATCCTTGTGTTTTTCCCTTTTATCAAAGGATTGGGCTAGGGGAGGCCTTTCCCGGAGAAAAGGAATTACTTTTAGGGTGAATTTGTTGTGAAGGGAATTTTA encodes the following:
- the rpoC gene encoding DNA-directed RNA polymerase subunit beta' — translated: MVEEIERDNSGDISIHLAAPEMIRSWSHGEVTKPETINYRSFKPEKDGLFCEKIFGPVKNWECNCGKFKRIRYKGVVCDRCGVEVTHSNVRRKYMGHIELAIPLTHTWFVRNQPCVIGALLNLSTKDLDNIIYYEKYVVIDPGDADLEPNALIDEAQYQDLTNEGRTFDAKMGASAIKQLLDRVDLTALSAELRTQAMSKSKTKQEDALKRLKVVDSFLKSQRESFRGYYEDPVKAMKADSQQPWLRGLAEAVAEFKANYETKHDNFVVADAYEEFRKMYPSEARLLANQPSWMILDVLPVIPPDLRPLVPLEGGRFATSDLNELYRRVINRNNRLKKLIDLRAPNVILCNEKRMLQEAVDQLFDSGRRTARTGSARPMKSLAELLKGKQGRFRMNLLGKRVDYSGRSVIVVGPELRMHQCGLPKRMALELYKPFIIHRLEEEGIVYTLKSAKKYVDAERPEVWDILEEIIEDHPVMLNRAPTLHRLGIQAFYPRLIEGNAIRLHPLVCTAFNADFDGDQMACHLPLSFETQLECRVLMLSSNNILHPASGQPIAVPGQDIVLGLYYLTKPRPARKGEGMHFFDSAEAVRAYENGVVDLNAIVYLKLKAGKKIYMGALEKDAVCLRESADDNGNIEVAVKAGEKIKFLTLKEDNVIKTTVGRIIFNEFVPKELGYANETFGKKVIAKSIDDLYRRTGNRVTVDYLDDLKANGYKWATRAGSSVAIAEMVIPKEKQEMLDKAAEQVSRIRGLYEDGVITDGERYNQTIDVWSKTTSEVAAKQWDLLSSDRDGFNPVYMMADSGARGSREQIKQLSGMRGLMQKPIKQLGGQEVIENPIKSCFREGLNVMEYFISSHGARKGLADTALKTADAGYLTRRLVDVGQDLVITEEDCGTTNGIEVSAFKDGDDTVIALEERLLGRAPVDDIKHPVTGEVIVKAGELVTERDLPKISATGLEHIKMRSVLTCDSRNGVCSKCYGRMLASGRPVDLGEAVGVLAAQSIGEPGTQLTLRTFHIGGASSRLTVESDKKATVDGRVELEQVETVEHEGQKVVTSRMAELVIFDKTGINKGRYQIPYGSILHVENGAAVTAGQVMFEWDPYNSPIISNVSGKVVLTDMVENRTYRSETDEVTGVETWTVISDKQHGKKDLHPAVTIVDSSNTKIGNYMLPDGAILTVKAGDMVTVGQTVAKLPRAAGKTRDITGGLPRVAELFEARVPKNKAFIAPIDGLVEKIEEVRNNQVVYIKMDDQEEKVLVPRGVHLAVNEGDRVHIGQKISEGSVDPHDILDVLGPEEVQRHLVNEIQAVYRLQGVAIADKHIECIVRQMMRKVKVKDSGDSELLPGEEISKARLRAENDRLVALGKTPATFTPMLLGITKASLATDSFISACSFQETTKILTRASIEGSVDPLLGLKENVIMGRLIPCGTGARHLRNVQVVDADAELDAAARPMGIQGDYTESDDSAIQMLDNEIGINDEEDSDN
- the rpsG gene encoding 30S ribosomal protein S7; this encodes MSRRRKALHRSILPDPRYKSTLVTELVGVVLKQGKKTIAEQIVYTALETLGQKLEGPESPLEKFEICLENIKPRLEVKSRRIGGANYQVPMEVAPDRAKALALRWLLDAARNRNEANMADRLAAELVAAKNGEGNAVRKKNDTHKMAEANKAFAHFRF
- the rpoB gene encoding DNA-directed RNA polymerase subunit beta, whose product is MTTERKSYSSNKFQLELPYLIEVQKASYEQFLQKEISPEKRLKVGLERVFQDIFPITDVKGLYSLNYEGYYFGIPKYSIPECRERGLTYSMELYATLSLQIFEEDGEDRKLKEEVKNDVLICELPIMTENGTFIVNGAERVVVSQLHRSYGISFDEELQPSGRSDYKSRIIPHRGAWVEFNTEGDTLYLIIDRKKKLAATTMLRCIGFETTQEILKLFYKKSEEVSVSDLSKEFDENGVCVLIDRIIFEDVIDKDSGEVIVHANDVIDEKKLECLIENKVETVVLLSKDEDNLLIHYTLAADKSKSREDALKAIYSVTHQQQDEAPDMRTAELYFDSQFISDPHKYDLGEVGRYRLNAKIYSKPEILKVLEEQGDEFKIPSLTTMTMSKADFLAIIEYMVGLYSDTEGYTLDDIDHLGNRRTRSVGELLANQISVGLSRMSRVIRENLNLHGEDEQTTPRDLVNTRMVSSTVQSFFGSSQLSQFMDQMNPLSELTHKRRLSALGPGGLSRERAGFEVRDVHYTHYGRLCPIETPEGPNIGLINSLASFAVVNHFGFIETPYRIVGLIDFKDAKGNIVKIPEAKWHFGIFKAFVHDPHLFLELELSKKQIDSVRMNLDIKQRDLFEGFVNKVFAFKDAEGNVTYYRNGFTVDDFNGKADYEQVGTVVEQIVSDYITFLTADEEDAFKVAPASTELTEDNRFKGDMDGYVIVRDKSEYPHLMRQDSFALDDTETERIDLMDVAPMQIVSVAAGLIPFLEHDDANRALMGSNMQRQAVPLLRAEAPVVGTGLERRAALDSGTVVRAKHDGKVTFVDARNITVQRGNMVDGNFVPLTGLGEDYEFLGKDPIDNYVLRKFERSNQDSCINQKPIVDVGDFVKAGDVLADGVSTDHGELALGKNILIGFLPWNGYNYEDAVIISEELAIKDTFTSIHIEEYELEVRDTKRGPEELTREIPNVGEDALRNLDENGVIRVGAEVSADDILVGKVTPKGETELSPEERLLRAIFGEKAGDVRDSSLKAPPGMKGVVLETRIFSKKDKADKNSKEKDQETINEIRSNFQAQIDKIKASCSEHLFELLGGKAAGKVMDNETHELLIREGQTYTEQNLSVIDVTKVSPASTFVVGDDELQEKVLSLVLVARDNLDTLTRTMEKEIDKVTKGDELKPGVLKSVKVYIAKKRCLSIGDKMAGRHGNKGVVSKIVPVEDMPFTEDGRPLQILLNPLGVPSRMNIGQVLEVHLGWAAKTLGFKVSTPVFDGAKFEDICKELEKAYQKNPIVNYEMDPDNNKIIGKAKLYDGRTGEAFLNPVTIGYMYYLKLGHLVDDKIHARSIGSYALVTQQPLGGKSQFGGQRFGEMEVWAMEAYGAAYTLQELLTVKSDDVQGRSKVYDAIVHGQNTPKPGVPESFNVMIREVRSLGLNIQTNGDK
- the rpsL gene encoding 30S ribosomal protein S12, which translates into the protein MPTIQQLVRNGREQISNKTASVALKSCPQKRGVCTRVYTSTPKKPNSALRKIARVRLSNKMEVTAYIPGEGHNLQEHSIVLIRGGRVKDVPGVRYHIIRGTLDTQAVNGRQNGRSKYGVKKKGAAPAKK